A single Cnuibacter physcomitrellae DNA region contains:
- the xseA gene encoding exodeoxyribonuclease VII large subunit — protein sequence MTDAPAGIDAPPTLENPWPVAGFAEKIRGYIDRLGTAWVEGEITQWGVSGGNVYGKLRDLTADATIGFTIWSSVRARIPADLKQGDRVLMLVKPNYWVKGGSLTMQAYDVRHVGIGDLLERLEQLKRTLAAEGLFAPERKRPLPFLPGCVGLITGKDSDAEKDVLRNAQLRWPSVHFRVVHAAVQGDRTAREVSRAIAQLDADPEVDVIIVARGGGDFQNLLGFSDEAVLRAAAAATTPLVSAIGHEADSPLLDLVADLRASTPTDAAKRVIPDVAEELSRVDQARSRIRMRVGHQVQVEVDRIGQLRSRPSLATPAWIIDSRSEELTRFVARGVELVERAIEHEARTVRELAAHVRALSPQRTLDRGYAIAQSSTGAVIRAASDAPAGETLTITLAEGVIGAASRGSQADHVRSEHPPL from the coding sequence GTGACCGACGCACCCGCCGGCATCGACGCACCGCCCACGCTCGAGAACCCCTGGCCGGTCGCCGGGTTCGCCGAGAAGATCCGCGGCTACATCGACCGCTTGGGCACCGCCTGGGTGGAGGGCGAGATCACCCAGTGGGGCGTCTCCGGCGGCAACGTCTACGGCAAGCTCCGCGACCTGACCGCGGATGCGACGATCGGCTTCACCATCTGGTCCTCCGTCCGCGCCCGCATCCCGGCCGACCTCAAGCAGGGCGATCGCGTGCTGATGCTCGTGAAGCCCAACTACTGGGTCAAGGGCGGGTCGCTCACGATGCAGGCGTACGACGTCCGGCACGTCGGGATCGGCGACCTCCTCGAGCGCCTCGAGCAGCTCAAGCGCACGCTCGCCGCGGAGGGCCTGTTCGCCCCGGAGCGGAAGCGCCCGCTGCCCTTCCTGCCCGGTTGTGTGGGCCTCATCACCGGCAAGGACAGCGACGCGGAGAAGGACGTGCTGCGCAACGCGCAGCTGCGCTGGCCGTCGGTGCACTTCCGCGTGGTGCACGCCGCCGTGCAGGGTGATCGCACCGCTCGCGAGGTGAGCCGGGCGATCGCGCAGCTCGACGCCGACCCGGAGGTCGACGTGATCATCGTGGCCCGTGGTGGCGGCGACTTCCAGAACCTGCTGGGCTTCAGCGACGAGGCGGTCCTGCGCGCTGCGGCCGCCGCGACCACTCCCCTCGTCAGCGCCATCGGCCACGAGGCCGACAGCCCGCTGCTCGACCTCGTGGCCGACCTGCGGGCCTCCACCCCGACCGATGCGGCCAAGCGGGTGATCCCCGACGTGGCCGAGGAGCTGAGCCGGGTCGACCAGGCACGCTCTCGCATCCGGATGCGGGTGGGCCACCAGGTGCAGGTCGAGGTCGACCGGATCGGGCAGCTGAGGTCCAGGCCGTCGCTGGCCACGCCGGCGTGGATCATCGACTCCCGGTCCGAGGAGCTGACCCGCTTCGTCGCCCGTGGCGTCGAGCTCGTCGAGAGGGCGATCGAGCACGAGGCGCGCACCGTGCGCGAGCTCGCCGCGCACGTCCGCGCCCTCTCCCCCCAGCGCACGCTCGATCGCGGGTACGCGATCGCCCAGTCGTCGACGGGCGCCGTCATCCGCGCCGCCTCCGACGCCCCCGCCGGAGAGACCCTGACCATCACCCTCGCGGAGGGTGTCATCGGGGCCGCATCGCGGGGATCCCAAGCGGATCACGTCCGCTCCGAGCATCCCCCGCTCTGA
- a CDS encoding exodeoxyribonuclease VII small subunit — MPESPTADVSELSYEQARDELIRVVGELEQGSATLEQSLSLWERGEALASRCEQWLLGARERLDAARRGTEA, encoded by the coding sequence ATGCCCGAATCGCCCACGGCCGACGTCTCCGAGCTCAGCTACGAGCAGGCTCGCGACGAGCTGATCCGTGTCGTGGGCGAGCTCGAGCAGGGCTCGGCCACCCTCGAGCAGTCGCTCTCCCTCTGGGAGCGGGGCGAGGCCCTCGCCTCCCGCTGCGAGCAGTGGCTGCTCGGCGCGCGCGAGCGGCTCGACGCCGCCCGCCGGGGAACCGAGGCCTGA
- a CDS encoding DUF4245 domain-containing protein — protein MANASKPIVAELGRPETPEETAARQAEQSRLYRQRKTLNNLVLSLLVTVGLVVVIVLAVPRPATVERDPVDYAQVAQSVQSSMPVPLAVPTLPEGWTSNAAELRGGGADGVASWYVGLLTPGDSPQYVGLTQALDSNPTWLAQQLGDSVAAGTVDLGGVTWTVFDNRGRSGDFGNNQYALEAESGRSTYIVAGTATPEEVQQVASSIASDVLAQPDASGD, from the coding sequence GTGGCGAACGCGTCGAAGCCGATCGTCGCGGAGCTCGGCCGTCCCGAGACCCCCGAGGAGACCGCCGCTCGCCAGGCCGAGCAGTCCCGCCTCTACCGTCAGCGCAAGACGCTGAACAACCTGGTGCTCTCGCTCCTGGTCACGGTAGGGCTGGTGGTCGTGATCGTCCTCGCGGTCCCCCGCCCGGCGACCGTGGAACGCGACCCGGTCGACTACGCGCAGGTGGCGCAGTCCGTGCAGTCCTCGATGCCCGTGCCGCTGGCCGTGCCGACTCTGCCCGAGGGGTGGACCTCCAACGCCGCCGAGCTCCGCGGCGGCGGGGCCGACGGAGTGGCCTCCTGGTACGTCGGGCTCCTCACCCCCGGCGACTCGCCGCAGTACGTCGGACTCACCCAGGCGCTCGACTCCAACCCCACGTGGCTGGCCCAGCAGCTGGGCGACAGCGTCGCCGCCGGGACGGTCGACCTCGGCGGCGTGACCTGGACCGTGTTCGACAATCGCGGCAGGTCTGGCGACTTCGGCAACAACCAGTACGCCCTCGAAGCCGAGTCGGGCAGGTCGACGTACATCGTCGCGGGCACGGCGACGCCCGAGGAGGTCCAGCAGGTGGCCTCCTCGATCGCGTCCGACGTCCTCGCCCAGCCCGACGCATCCGGCGACTAG
- a CDS encoding carbonic anhydrase, translating into MMAGNERFVAGTPLHPRQDVERRHELEAVQRPMAALFGCSDSRLAAEIIFDLGLGDLFVVRNAGQVMAESIAGSLEYAVEVLGVKLIVVLGHDACGAVAAAIGSVEPGAAPLPGNIRTLVQKITPAIYKLPSPRDENGELMVADIDPHEVGRMHLRDTVQELLQSSDIVARAVADGRLAVVGANYRLAEGRAYADIVIGEV; encoded by the coding sequence ATGATGGCCGGCAACGAGCGCTTCGTGGCCGGCACACCCCTGCACCCGCGCCAGGACGTCGAGCGCCGTCACGAGCTCGAGGCCGTCCAGCGGCCCATGGCGGCCCTGTTCGGCTGCTCCGACTCCCGCCTGGCGGCCGAGATCATCTTCGACCTCGGGCTCGGCGACCTCTTCGTGGTGCGGAACGCAGGCCAGGTCATGGCGGAGTCGATCGCGGGTTCGCTGGAGTACGCGGTCGAGGTGCTCGGGGTGAAGCTCATCGTGGTGCTCGGGCACGATGCCTGCGGCGCCGTCGCCGCGGCGATCGGCTCGGTGGAGCCCGGGGCGGCCCCGCTGCCCGGCAACATCCGCACCCTCGTGCAGAAGATCACCCCCGCCATCTACAAGCTGCCGTCCCCGCGCGACGAGAACGGCGAGCTGATGGTGGCCGACATCGACCCCCACGAGGTGGGCAGGATGCATCTGCGCGACACGGTGCAGGAGCTGCTGCAGTCCTCCGACATCGTCGCGCGCGCGGTCGCGGACGGTAGATTGGCCGTGGTGGGCGCGAACTACCGTCTCG